One window of Microbispora sp. ZYX-F-249 genomic DNA carries:
- a CDS encoding carboxymuconolactone decarboxylase family protein encodes MKQVYEEDGTGEGPDGFFGSTAERMFSEVWSRQVLTVRERRLLLLGLLVGQDMDDMLALHLDTALRSGELSPAELRETVVFLTLYAGWPRAARLSAKVEELISRTAEV; translated from the coding sequence ATGAAGCAGGTCTACGAAGAGGACGGCACCGGCGAGGGGCCGGACGGCTTCTTCGGATCGACGGCGGAGCGCATGTTCTCCGAGGTGTGGTCCCGGCAGGTCCTCACGGTCAGGGAACGGCGGCTGCTGCTGCTCGGCCTGCTCGTCGGCCAGGACATGGACGACATGCTCGCACTGCATCTCGACACCGCCCTGCGCTCGGGCGAGCTGAGCCCGGCCGAGCTGCGCGAGACGGTCGTGTTCCTCACCCTGTACGCCGGGTGGCCACGCGCCGCCCGCCTGAGCGCGAAGGTCGAGGAGCTGATCAGCCGCACCGCCGAGGTGTGA
- a CDS encoding SDR family NAD(P)-dependent oxidoreductase gives MPTALITGATAGIGAAFARRLAVDGFSLVLLARDEERLAASAETLHKRYGVPVEPLRADLTTEEGMTAAEERLRSGVDLLVNNAGFGHHGGFLDTPVEDEVRMLRLHCEAVLRLTRAALPYMVSKGRGGVINVASVAAFLPGGTYSATKSWVVNYSASAANMVNRHGVRVMALCPGFVRTEFHDRAQLDMSNLPPFAWLSADRVAAGAMRDLARGAWVSVPSARYKAVVALARLLPLNLVGRMAKVRYR, from the coding sequence ATGCCCACCGCACTCATCACCGGCGCGACCGCCGGCATCGGCGCCGCCTTCGCGCGCCGTCTGGCCGTCGACGGATTCTCCCTGGTCCTGCTGGCCCGCGACGAGGAGCGGCTCGCCGCCTCCGCCGAGACCCTGCACAAGCGGTACGGCGTGCCGGTCGAGCCGCTGCGCGCCGACCTGACCACCGAGGAGGGCATGACGGCGGCCGAGGAGCGGCTGCGCTCCGGGGTCGACCTGCTGGTCAACAACGCCGGGTTCGGGCATCACGGCGGGTTCCTGGACACCCCCGTGGAGGACGAGGTCCGGATGCTGCGGCTGCACTGCGAGGCGGTGCTGCGGCTGACCCGGGCGGCCCTGCCGTACATGGTCTCCAAGGGGCGGGGCGGGGTGATCAACGTGGCCTCGGTCGCGGCGTTCCTCCCGGGCGGCACCTACAGTGCCACGAAGTCGTGGGTGGTGAACTACAGCGCCTCGGCGGCCAACATGGTCAACCGGCACGGCGTGCGGGTGATGGCGCTGTGCCCGGGGTTCGTGCGCACCGAGTTCCACGACCGCGCGCAGCTCGACATGTCCAATCTGCCGCCCTTCGCGTGGCTGTCGGCCGACCGGGTCGCCGCCGGCGCGATGCGCGACCTGGCCCGCGGGGCCTGGGTGAGCGTCCCGTCGGCCCGCTACAAGGCGGTCGTGGCGCTGGCCAGGCTCCTGCCGCTCAACCTCGTCGGCCGCATGGCGAAGGTGCGCTACCGCTGA
- a CDS encoding nucleotide sugar dehydrogenase — protein sequence MAEKLLVVGQGRAGLPLAMRAVEAGFRVVGLDEDEWRVKRLNAGEPCVEGVGAGALAAAHASGRYAASADVADASGFDVCVLTAPVRMRHGAPDLGPLGTAAGRVAPFLRPGATVVLEGVAYPGTTEEFVRPLLEDGSGLCAGEDFHLGHSPHRAAPGNPRWRLGNTPKVVSGIDAASLRAVTDFYGRLVRETVPVSSPRVSELCALLESARAHVDAALANELSIFAAHLGVDVWEAMEASATTPFGHAAVTPGPGIEDPCLPLDVAYLPWGIRRGVGPAFRLVETANDVNAHMPAQVVDRLCLALNRRCRSIRGSRILLLGLSPVEVAKTLCRLGARVRAADPRVAGWGAHDLVVPAGVEVVEPDAAELARADAVVVLGGQDCYDYDLVQRASRFVFDTRGRCRGPNVERL from the coding sequence GTGGCGGAGAAGTTGCTGGTCGTGGGCCAGGGCCGGGCCGGGCTGCCCCTGGCGATGCGTGCCGTGGAGGCCGGGTTCCGCGTCGTCGGCCTCGACGAGGACGAGTGGCGGGTCAAGCGGCTGAACGCGGGGGAGCCCTGCGTCGAGGGAGTCGGCGCGGGCGCGCTGGCCGCCGCGCACGCCTCCGGCCGGTACGCGGCCAGCGCCGACGTGGCCGACGCGTCCGGTTTCGACGTCTGCGTGCTCACCGCGCCCGTGCGGATGCGGCACGGCGCACCCGACCTCGGCCCGCTCGGCACGGCGGCCGGCCGGGTGGCCCCGTTCCTGCGGCCGGGGGCGACGGTCGTGCTGGAGGGCGTCGCCTATCCCGGCACCACCGAGGAGTTCGTACGGCCCCTGCTCGAAGACGGATCGGGGCTGTGCGCGGGGGAGGACTTCCACCTCGGCCACAGCCCGCACCGGGCCGCGCCGGGCAACCCGCGCTGGCGGCTCGGCAACACGCCCAAGGTCGTCTCGGGCATCGACGCCGCCTCGCTGCGGGCGGTGACGGACTTCTACGGCCGGCTGGTGCGGGAGACCGTCCCGGTCTCCTCGCCCCGGGTGTCCGAGCTGTGCGCCCTGCTGGAGAGCGCCCGCGCGCACGTCGACGCGGCCCTGGCGAACGAGCTGTCGATCTTCGCCGCGCACCTCGGCGTCGACGTGTGGGAGGCGATGGAGGCATCCGCCACCACGCCCTTCGGGCATGCGGCGGTGACGCCCGGCCCCGGGATCGAGGACCCCTGTCTGCCGCTCGACGTGGCGTACCTGCCGTGGGGGATCCGGCGCGGGGTGGGACCGGCCTTCCGCCTGGTGGAGACGGCCAACGATGTCAACGCGCACATGCCCGCCCAGGTCGTGGACCGGCTGTGTCTCGCGCTCAACCGCAGGTGCCGCTCGATCAGGGGCAGCCGGATCCTGCTGCTCGGGCTGTCGCCGGTCGAGGTCGCCAAGACGCTGTGCCGGCTCGGCGCCCGGGTGCGGGCCGCCGACCCCCGCGTCGCGGGCTGGGGCGCCCACGACCTCGTCGTACCGGCCGGGGTCGAGGTCGTCGAGCCGGACGCCGCCGAGCTCGCGCGGGCGGACGCGGTCGTCGTGCTCGGCGGACAGGACTGCTACGACTACGACCTGGTCCAGCGGGCGAGCCGGTTCGTCTTCGACACCCGGGGCCGCTGCCGTGGGCCGAACGTCGAACGCCTGTGA
- a CDS encoding glycosyltransferase, with the protein MKPDDRIRVMEIIARMNVSGPATQVTGLCERLSAVEFDHRLYTGYVDGGEGDHLQLRDATIPVHRVPGLGRAIKPADDYRALFRLANAMREFRPHIVHTRTTKAGALGRLAVRLSGVGAARVHSYHGHLLDGQLSRPRRAVYVRIERRLARMTDRLVTVGARVRDDLLAAGIGRPEQYVVIPPGAGLGPLPERARARAALGVPPDAPVVAYVGRLKKAKRPDRLAEVARAVLARLPGTRFLVCGSGELKEEVERAVMPMWDSFRLLGWRRDVETVYAAADVVLLTSDSEGTPLALVEAGMAGLPVVATRVGSVPEVVVDRRTGFLTEPDADEMADHVVRLLVDPGLARRMGESARTWTGRAFCVDRLVADTEALYRALRGATRSEVGSL; encoded by the coding sequence ATGAAACCGGACGACCGGATTCGTGTCATGGAGATAATCGCCCGGATGAACGTGAGCGGTCCCGCCACCCAGGTCACCGGGCTGTGCGAGCGGCTCAGCGCGGTGGAGTTCGACCACCGTCTGTACACCGGATACGTCGACGGCGGCGAAGGCGACCACCTGCAGCTTCGCGACGCGACGATCCCGGTCCACCGGGTGCCGGGCCTCGGCCGCGCGATCAAGCCGGCCGACGACTACCGGGCTCTGTTCCGGCTGGCGAACGCGATGCGCGAGTTCAGGCCGCACATCGTGCACACCAGGACCACCAAGGCGGGCGCGCTCGGCCGCCTCGCGGTGCGGCTGTCGGGTGTCGGGGCGGCACGGGTGCACAGCTACCACGGCCATCTCCTCGACGGGCAGCTGTCCCGTCCGCGGCGGGCCGTCTACGTCCGCATCGAGCGCCGGCTGGCCAGGATGACCGACCGCCTCGTCACGGTCGGCGCCCGGGTGCGCGACGACCTCCTCGCCGCCGGCATCGGCCGGCCCGAACAGTACGTCGTCATCCCGCCCGGCGCCGGTCTCGGCCCGCTTCCCGAGCGTGCCCGCGCCCGCGCCGCGCTGGGCGTCCCGCCCGACGCGCCGGTCGTGGCGTACGTCGGGCGGCTGAAGAAGGCCAAGCGGCCCGACCGGCTCGCGGAGGTGGCCCGGGCGGTCCTCGCCCGGCTGCCCGGCACCCGGTTCCTGGTCTGCGGCAGCGGCGAGCTGAAGGAGGAGGTGGAGCGGGCCGTCATGCCGATGTGGGACTCCTTCCGGCTGCTCGGCTGGCGCCGGGACGTCGAGACCGTGTACGCCGCCGCCGACGTGGTGCTGCTCACCTCCGACAGCGAGGGCACGCCGCTCGCGCTCGTGGAGGCCGGCATGGCGGGGCTGCCGGTGGTGGCCACCCGGGTCGGCAGCGTCCCCGAGGTCGTCGTGGACCGCCGCACCGGGTTCCTGACCGAACCCGACGCGGACGAGATGGCCGACCACGTCGTACGGCTGCTCGTGGATCCGGGCCTGGCGCGGCGGATGGGCGAGTCGGCCCGCACGTGGACCGGGCGCGCCTTCTGCGTGGACCGGCTGGTGGCCGACACCGAGGCCCTCTACCGCGCGCTGCGCGGCGCGACGCGGTCGGAGGTGGGAAGTCTTTGA
- a CDS encoding ABC transporter ATP-binding protein, whose amino-acid sequence MASIVLNNVDKIYAGGVKAVNGLNLEIKDGEFMVLVGPSGCGKSTALRMIAGLEDISGGEIVIGDRVVNHLPPKDRDIAMVFQNYALYPHMTVEENLAFGLKLRKMSKPEIQKRVNDAARMLGLEQYLKRKPAALSGGQRQRVAMGRAIVREPQAFLMDEPLSNLDAKLRVSMRASLNQLHERLGVTTVYVTHDQVEAMTLGDRVCVLRDGVLQQVDTPQNLFDDPVNLFVAGFMGSPAMNFTYAELIRDNGGAAVAFAGYRLPVPDSTFAEKPGLDRYIGRKIILGIRPSDFEDAGSASGNGAGWVRIPVRANVTEELGSEINVLFTIDAPPVEHKDTVAAAHDGDDEETTLPLTGDKSLWTARVNARSHVRPGQEIELVVDTHNLHFFDVDSGLSIGHEANIGR is encoded by the coding sequence ATGGCTTCAATCGTTCTGAACAACGTCGACAAGATCTACGCGGGCGGGGTGAAGGCCGTGAACGGCCTCAACCTCGAGATCAAGGACGGCGAGTTCATGGTGCTGGTCGGCCCGTCGGGCTGTGGCAAGTCCACGGCCCTGCGGATGATCGCCGGCCTGGAGGACATCAGCGGCGGCGAGATCGTCATCGGCGACCGCGTCGTGAACCACCTTCCCCCGAAGGACCGCGACATCGCGATGGTCTTCCAGAACTACGCGCTGTACCCGCACATGACGGTCGAGGAGAACCTCGCCTTCGGCCTCAAGCTGCGCAAGATGTCCAAGCCGGAGATCCAGAAGCGCGTCAACGACGCCGCCCGCATGCTCGGCCTGGAGCAGTACCTCAAGCGCAAGCCGGCCGCCCTGTCCGGTGGTCAGCGCCAGCGTGTCGCGATGGGCCGCGCCATCGTCCGCGAGCCCCAGGCCTTCCTCATGGACGAGCCGCTGTCCAACCTGGACGCCAAGCTCCGCGTCTCGATGCGCGCCTCGCTGAACCAGCTCCACGAGCGCCTCGGCGTCACCACCGTGTACGTCACCCACGACCAGGTCGAGGCCATGACCCTCGGCGACCGCGTCTGCGTCCTGCGCGACGGCGTCCTGCAGCAGGTGGACACCCCGCAGAACCTGTTCGACGACCCGGTCAACCTGTTCGTCGCCGGCTTCATGGGCTCCCCGGCCATGAACTTCACCTACGCCGAGCTGATCCGTGACAACGGCGGCGCGGCCGTGGCGTTCGCCGGCTACCGCCTCCCCGTCCCGGACTCGACCTTCGCGGAGAAGCCGGGCCTCGACCGGTACATCGGCCGCAAGATCATCCTGGGCATCCGGCCCTCCGACTTCGAGGACGCCGGTTCGGCCAGCGGCAACGGCGCCGGGTGGGTGCGCATCCCGGTGCGCGCCAACGTCACCGAGGAGCTGGGCTCGGAGATCAACGTCCTGTTCACGATCGACGCGCCGCCGGTCGAGCACAAGGACACGGTGGCCGCCGCCCACGACGGGGACGACGAGGAGACGACGCTGCCGCTGACCGGCGACAAGTCGCTGTGGACCGCGCGTGTCAACGCCCGCAGCCACGTCCGTCCCGGCCAGGAGATCGAGCTGGTCGTCGACACGCACAACCTGCACTTCTTCGACGTCGACTCGGGCCTGTCCATCGGCCACGAGGCCAACATCGGCCGCTGA
- a CDS encoding LacI family DNA-binding transcriptional regulator yields the protein MNGPAQRRITIKEVAEAAGVGVATVSRVLSGGSASAETREKVLAAAARLDYRPSALGRNLRRQRTGGIGLLVPDITDSFYARLADGVLSCARSYGEPVTVGVTGDDPEREAELIGTLIEQSMDRLIAVPSGDGDMWAPALRAGLNVVFADRRVRGDVPSVVPDDRAGVLTAVEYLAGLGHRKIAYLGRHAQSQRVAAFTAALDSLGLPADRDLVVHARSSRDSAYAAAAGLLQHRPDVTAVIAGGNVLGEAAVLAARELDVRIPRDVSLIMFDDVPWAELCSPPLTVIAQPAQDIGYRAAELVLRQGRRPPTVTLPTQLVVRASCGPRVASPRR from the coding sequence ATGAACGGTCCAGCGCAGCGGCGGATAACCATCAAGGAAGTGGCGGAGGCGGCGGGGGTCGGGGTGGCCACCGTGTCCCGGGTCCTGTCGGGCGGCTCGGCGAGCGCCGAGACCCGCGAGAAGGTGCTCGCCGCGGCGGCCCGCCTCGACTACCGGCCGAGCGCGCTGGGCCGCAACCTGAGGCGCCAGCGCACCGGCGGCATCGGCCTGCTGGTCCCCGACATCACCGACAGCTTCTACGCGCGGCTGGCCGACGGCGTGCTGTCGTGCGCCCGCTCGTACGGCGAGCCGGTCACGGTGGGGGTCACCGGCGACGACCCCGAGCGGGAGGCCGAGCTGATCGGCACGCTCATCGAGCAGAGCATGGACCGGCTCATCGCGGTGCCGTCCGGCGACGGGGACATGTGGGCGCCCGCGCTGCGCGCGGGCCTGAACGTGGTGTTCGCCGACCGGCGGGTGCGGGGGGACGTGCCGAGTGTGGTGCCCGACGACCGGGCGGGGGTGCTGACGGCGGTGGAGTACCTCGCCGGGCTGGGGCACCGGAAGATCGCCTACCTCGGCCGGCACGCGCAGTCGCAGCGGGTGGCCGCCTTCACCGCCGCGCTCGACTCGCTGGGGCTGCCCGCCGACCGGGACCTGGTCGTGCACGCCCGGTCGAGCCGCGACTCCGCCTACGCGGCCGCCGCGGGGCTGCTGCAGCACCGGCCGGACGTCACGGCGGTGATCGCGGGCGGCAACGTGCTCGGCGAGGCGGCCGTGCTGGCCGCCCGGGAGCTGGACGTGCGGATCCCCAGGGACGTGTCGCTCATCATGTTCGACGACGTGCCGTGGGCCGAGCTGTGCTCCCCGCCGCTGACGGTGATCGCGCAGCCGGCCCAGGACATCGGCTACCGCGCCGCCGAGCTCGTGCTGCGGCAGGGCAGGCGGCCTCCGACCGTCACGCTGCCCACCCAGCTCGTCGTACGGGCGAGTTGCGGGCCCAGGGTCGCGAGCCCTAGGCGATGA
- a CDS encoding glutathione peroxidase, which yields MSVLEIPVTTIDGEGTTLGGLLGGGAALVVNVASRCGLTPQYEGLVALQRTYADRGFTVVGVPCNQFMGQEPGSAEEIKEFCSTTYGVDFPLLAKTEVNGPGRHPLYDELTAVPDAEGEAGDIQWNFEKFLVSADGQVAARFRPRVVPEAPEIAEAIEKVIA from the coding sequence ATGAGCGTTCTCGAGATTCCGGTGACCACGATCGACGGCGAGGGCACGACCCTCGGCGGCCTGCTCGGCGGCGGGGCCGCCCTGGTGGTCAACGTGGCGTCCAGGTGCGGGCTGACCCCGCAGTACGAGGGCCTGGTCGCCCTCCAGCGGACGTACGCCGACCGGGGGTTCACCGTCGTCGGCGTGCCCTGCAACCAGTTCATGGGCCAGGAGCCCGGCTCGGCGGAGGAGATCAAGGAGTTCTGTTCCACCACGTACGGCGTCGACTTCCCGCTGCTCGCCAAGACCGAGGTCAACGGCCCGGGACGGCATCCTCTCTACGACGAGCTGACCGCCGTGCCGGACGCGGAGGGCGAGGCGGGCGACATCCAGTGGAACTTCGAGAAGTTCCTGGTCTCCGCCGACGGCCAGGTGGCCGCCCGGTTCCGCCCCCGCGTCGTCCCCGAGGCCCCGGAGATCGCCGAGGCGATCGAGAAGGTCATCGCCTAG
- a CDS encoding transglycosylase SLT domain-containing protein, with protein MDSRSLLRNTVAALIAATVTGGGSGVAWAGEWTALGQTGETGQAGDMGQAGDTERTGETGQTGETERTAESVRPVTHLGVWTTRAAAQPPRFRRAPAKVRSKAYAFRLVTRRTWSGQQFQCLDSLWTRESNWDHRAYNQGSGAYGIPQALPGHKMGYAGNDWRFNPQTQIKWGLRYIKGRYGSPCGAWGHFRSHNWY; from the coding sequence TTGGACAGCAGAAGCCTTCTACGCAACACAGTCGCCGCCCTCATCGCGGCCACCGTGACCGGTGGCGGAAGCGGAGTGGCGTGGGCCGGCGAGTGGACCGCCCTCGGCCAGACCGGGGAGACGGGGCAGGCCGGGGACATGGGGCAGGCCGGGGACACGGAGCGGACCGGGGAGACGGGCCAGACCGGAGAGACGGAGCGGACCGCGGAGAGCGTGCGGCCCGTCACCCACCTGGGCGTGTGGACGACGCGGGCGGCGGCGCAGCCGCCCCGGTTCCGCCGGGCGCCGGCGAAGGTCCGCAGCAAGGCGTACGCCTTCCGGCTCGTCACCCGCCGCACCTGGTCCGGCCAGCAGTTCCAGTGCCTGGACAGCCTGTGGACCAGGGAGAGCAACTGGGACCACCGGGCCTACAACCAGGGCTCGGGCGCCTACGGCATCCCGCAGGCGCTGCCCGGGCACAAGATGGGGTACGCCGGAAACGACTGGAGGTTCAACCCGCAGACCCAGATCAAGTGGGGTCTGCGCTACATCAAGGGCCGCTACGGTTCGCCGTGCGGCGCCTGGGGCCACTTCCGGTCCCACAACTGGTACTGA
- a CDS encoding TetR/AcrR family transcriptional regulator C-terminal domain-containing protein, whose translation MLNRNRIVTAAVELIEREGADAVSMRRIAAELGVGVMSLYNHVPSKAALLDAVAEDVLSRIGFTDDPSAHWTERVRIQARAFRRIAHHYPRSTMVVVSRQLGSTAGLLPVERALATLRDAGFDGREAVRMLRMFIAYVVGSLLREVGVTPTFAPVRADAAVAEVDPALFPVVSELRPHLDSCDHDEEFEFGLELLVQAMAVRADARADRGTGEPTGRGGARR comes from the coding sequence ATGCTCAACCGGAACCGCATCGTCACCGCCGCCGTGGAGCTCATCGAAAGAGAGGGCGCCGACGCCGTCTCCATGCGCAGGATCGCCGCCGAGCTCGGCGTCGGCGTCATGTCGCTGTACAACCACGTGCCCAGCAAGGCCGCCCTGCTCGACGCCGTCGCCGAGGACGTGCTGTCGCGGATCGGCTTCACCGACGACCCGTCCGCCCACTGGACCGAGCGGGTACGCATCCAGGCGCGGGCCTTCCGGCGCATCGCCCACCACTACCCCCGTTCGACGATGGTCGTGGTGAGCAGGCAACTGGGCTCGACGGCGGGCCTCCTGCCGGTGGAGCGCGCCCTGGCGACCCTGCGCGACGCGGGCTTCGACGGCCGGGAGGCCGTCCGCATGCTGCGCATGTTCATCGCGTACGTGGTGGGCTCGCTGCTGCGGGAGGTCGGGGTGACCCCGACGTTCGCCCCGGTGCGGGCAGATGCGGCGGTCGCGGAGGTGGATCCGGCGCTGTTCCCCGTGGTCAGCGAGCTGCGGCCGCATCTGGACTCCTGCGACCACGACGAGGAGTTCGAGTTCGGCCTGGAACTGCTCGTCCAGGCCATGGCCGTGCGGGCGGACGCGCGGGCCGATCGCGGGACCGGCGAGCCGACCGGCCGCGGAGGCGCCCGGCGGTAG
- a CDS encoding ferritin-like domain-containing protein, whose translation MSTHELYTIPAELSTWDVEMTGAARFTWEYDDGRDRMLALYQKGKDKQWDSVKRIDWDIEVDPYDVLGVPDTTLAIHGTPLWERMDRRQRDEVRRHNAAWQFSQFLHGEQGAMICSARIVESVPDLDSKFYAATQTMDEARHAETYARFLQEKVGLAYPINRHLKALLDSTLSDSRWDMPYLGMQVLIEGLALAAFGVMRDVTTKPLPKQILAYVMQDEARHVAFGRMALRDYYRNLSDAELREREDFVIEGCYLMRDRLRGQEIWENLGLSRQEVGEVMECVDRSEYLRLFRALLFSRIVPCVKDIGLWSPRLRQAYADMGVLDMAGQSLDALMRQDEEIADRLDAERFAREEKERAEEVAGTIAAAD comes from the coding sequence GTGTCGACCCACGAGCTCTACACCATCCCCGCCGAGCTCTCCACGTGGGACGTGGAGATGACCGGAGCGGCCCGGTTCACCTGGGAGTACGACGACGGCCGGGACCGCATGCTCGCCCTCTACCAGAAGGGCAAGGACAAGCAGTGGGACTCCGTCAAGCGGATCGACTGGGACATCGAGGTCGACCCGTACGACGTGCTGGGCGTCCCGGACACCACCCTGGCGATCCACGGCACCCCGCTGTGGGAGCGCATGGACCGGCGGCAGCGCGACGAGGTGCGCAGGCACAACGCCGCCTGGCAGTTCTCCCAGTTCCTGCACGGCGAGCAGGGCGCGATGATCTGCTCGGCCCGCATCGTGGAGTCGGTCCCCGATCTGGACTCCAAGTTCTACGCCGCCACCCAGACGATGGACGAGGCGCGGCACGCCGAGACGTACGCGCGGTTCCTGCAGGAGAAGGTCGGCCTGGCCTACCCCATCAACCGGCACCTCAAGGCGCTGCTGGACAGCACGCTGAGCGACTCGCGGTGGGACATGCCCTACCTCGGCATGCAGGTGCTGATCGAGGGCCTGGCCCTGGCCGCGTTCGGAGTCATGCGCGACGTCACCACCAAGCCCCTGCCCAAGCAGATCCTGGCGTACGTCATGCAGGACGAGGCCAGGCACGTGGCCTTCGGCCGGATGGCGCTGCGCGACTACTACCGGAACCTGTCCGACGCCGAGCTGCGCGAGCGCGAGGACTTCGTGATCGAGGGCTGCTACCTCATGCGCGACAGGCTGCGCGGCCAGGAGATCTGGGAGAACCTCGGCCTGTCGCGGCAGGAGGTCGGCGAGGTCATGGAGTGCGTGGACCGGTCGGAGTACCTCCGGCTGTTCCGCGCGCTGCTGTTCAGCCGCATCGTGCCGTGCGTGAAGGACATCGGCCTGTGGAGCCCCCGCCTGCGGCAGGCGTACGCCGACATGGGCGTGCTCGACATGGCCGGGCAGAGTCTCGACGCGCTGATGCGGCAGGACGAGGAGATCGCCGACCGGCTCGACGCGGAGCGCTTCGCGCGCGAGGAGAAGGAGCGGGCGGAGGAGGTCGCCGGCACCATCGCCGCCGCCGACTGA
- a CDS encoding DUF202 domain-containing protein, translating into MTGPVGDVPRPGLHSERTRLAWVRTAVTMSGSAMVMAGLAVRHDLPGPAAPFAAAALAGAVLLLRTGIRHRRLERALRHGHPLDHRLDGRIAWAGALAVAAAALVLVLMPAL; encoded by the coding sequence GTGACCGGGCCCGTGGGCGACGTGCCGAGGCCGGGTCTGCACAGCGAGCGGACCCGGCTCGCCTGGGTCCGCACCGCCGTGACGATGTCGGGCTCCGCCATGGTGATGGCGGGACTCGCCGTACGGCACGATCTGCCCGGCCCCGCCGCCCCTTTCGCGGCCGCCGCGCTGGCCGGGGCGGTCCTGCTCCTGCGCACGGGAATCCGCCATCGCCGCCTGGAACGGGCGCTGCGGCACGGTCACCCGCTCGACCACCGGCTGGACGGGCGGATCGCCTGGGCCGGCGCGCTGGCCGTCGCCGCCGCGGCGCTGGTTCTTGTGCTGATGCCGGCGTTGTGA
- a CDS encoding YidH family protein has translation MEENEPDPRFVLANERTFLTWITTSLALSAGGIGIAVVPEGVFVPWVRTLLAVVLVLLSAVAAGSAYPRWRHIDRALRRDRALPPPALAPLFGYGVAGVAVLALVLILLSR, from the coding sequence ATGGAAGAGAACGAACCCGACCCCCGCTTCGTCCTCGCCAACGAGCGCACGTTTCTCACCTGGATCACCACCTCGCTCGCGCTGAGCGCGGGCGGCATCGGCATCGCGGTCGTTCCCGAGGGCGTCTTCGTGCCGTGGGTGCGCACGCTGCTCGCCGTGGTGCTCGTGCTGCTGTCGGCCGTGGCCGCGGGCTCGGCCTACCCCCGCTGGCGGCACATCGACCGGGCGCTCCGGCGGGACCGCGCGCTTCCGCCGCCCGCCCTGGCCCCCCTGTTCGGGTACGGCGTGGCGGGGGTGGCCGTTCTGGCCCTCGTCCTGATCCTCCTGTCGAGGTGA
- a CDS encoding MFS transporter, which produces MFAEGRARTRAMTVWAVSGAAGLSLGALLGGLLTGAFGWQAVFFVNVPPAAAVAAAAFVVLTPDGRRRAGGFDLPGALTGTAGVTLLVFTVAQAGERGWASPAVLAPAVVAAALLAGFFVIERRGRTPLLPPRLPASRHTSAGAMVILVYGLTLQCVPCFLTLHFQDVLGYGAVESGLAFLGPTLAITAGNLAAERLIPRLGLRGTLVLSLGVGAAGTAALASLLSPGASYLGLLPGLAAYGLGAGLSFATMFMVASTGVAPQVQGVVSGLSSTVLQAGTAAGLAVLVSVAGGDTAGLAGQALRAATSEGLRSAVWVAAAISVIGVAAALALPSAPARSAARPDRTRDTPARPAGGPGIRSRGRPR; this is translated from the coding sequence ATGTTCGCCGAGGGCCGGGCGCGCACCCGGGCGATGACCGTGTGGGCGGTGAGCGGTGCGGCCGGGCTGAGCCTCGGCGCGCTGCTCGGCGGGCTGCTGACCGGCGCGTTCGGCTGGCAGGCGGTCTTCTTCGTGAACGTGCCGCCCGCCGCGGCCGTGGCCGCCGCGGCGTTCGTCGTCCTGACGCCCGACGGGAGGCGGCGGGCGGGCGGATTCGACCTTCCCGGCGCGCTCACCGGGACCGCCGGCGTGACGCTGCTGGTGTTCACCGTCGCGCAGGCCGGAGAACGGGGCTGGGCCTCCCCCGCCGTCCTGGCCCCCGCCGTCGTCGCGGCGGCGCTGCTCGCCGGGTTCTTCGTGATCGAGAGGCGCGGCCGCACCCCGTTGCTGCCGCCGCGGCTGCCGGCCAGCCGGCACACGAGCGCCGGAGCCATGGTCATCCTGGTCTACGGCCTGACGCTGCAGTGCGTGCCGTGCTTCCTCACGCTGCACTTCCAGGACGTGCTCGGTTACGGCGCCGTCGAGTCGGGTCTGGCCTTCCTGGGGCCGACCCTCGCGATCACGGCGGGGAACCTGGCCGCCGAGCGGCTGATCCCGCGCCTCGGGCTGCGCGGCACACTCGTGCTCAGTCTGGGCGTGGGCGCGGCGGGCACGGCCGCGCTGGCGTCGCTGCTGTCGCCCGGCGCGTCCTACCTCGGCCTGCTGCCCGGCCTCGCGGCCTACGGCCTGGGCGCGGGCCTGTCGTTCGCCACCATGTTCATGGTCGCCTCGACCGGCGTGGCCCCGCAGGTGCAGGGCGTGGTCTCCGGCCTGTCCTCCACCGTCCTGCAGGCGGGCACCGCCGCCGGCCTGGCCGTCCTGGTGTCCGTGGCCGGCGGCGACACCGCCGGCCTCGCCGGGCAGGCCCTGCGCGCCGCCACCTCCGAGGGCCTGCGCTCGGCCGTCTGGGTCGCCGCCGCGATCTCCGTGATCGGTGTGGCGGCCGCGCTGGCCCTTCCGTCGGCACCCGCCCGTTCGGCGGCCCGGCCGGACAGGACGCGGGACACTCCGGCGCGTCCGGCCGGCGGCCCCGGCATCAGATCTAGAGGCAGGCCTCGCTGA